One window of Curtobacterium sp. 458 genomic DNA carries:
- the folP gene encoding dihydropteroate synthase, whose product MTDLPTRRSRRLAEADRARAAEHEARAAAAEPPTVAIDLRAPAPVPEIVTGRRRDRAPEQPAEDRTRVMGILNVTPDSFSDGGLHQAYDDAVQHARDLVAAGADLVDVGGESTRPGAERVPVDVEQDRVVPVVRELVAEGIAVSVDTMNASTAERAVEAGAAIVNDVSGGLADDDMARVVRDTGAGFVVMHWRGHSDRMYRNAEYAHAVEEVRREVEHRVAELIILGVREEQVVIDPGLGFAKQGVQNWEILAGYERFASIGLPVLVAASRKRFLDGVGSAAGAPPRDRDLATAAISLLAAERGAWGVRVHDPAPTRAVLDVWDAWRAARS is encoded by the coding sequence ATGACCGACCTGCCGACGAGACGCTCGCGTCGCCTCGCCGAGGCGGACCGTGCGCGCGCCGCAGAGCACGAGGCGCGCGCCGCCGCGGCGGAGCCGCCGACGGTCGCGATCGACCTCCGTGCACCCGCGCCGGTGCCGGAGATCGTGACCGGCCGTCGGCGTGACCGCGCGCCGGAGCAGCCCGCCGAGGACCGCACGCGCGTCATGGGGATCCTCAACGTCACGCCGGACTCGTTCAGCGACGGCGGACTGCACCAGGCGTACGACGACGCCGTGCAGCACGCCCGTGACCTCGTCGCAGCCGGGGCCGACCTCGTCGACGTCGGTGGGGAGTCCACCCGGCCCGGCGCCGAGCGCGTCCCGGTCGACGTCGAGCAGGACCGCGTCGTCCCGGTCGTCCGCGAGCTGGTGGCCGAGGGCATCGCGGTCAGCGTGGACACGATGAACGCGTCGACGGCCGAACGCGCCGTCGAGGCCGGCGCGGCGATCGTGAACGACGTGTCCGGCGGGCTCGCCGACGACGACATGGCCCGGGTGGTCCGCGACACCGGTGCCGGCTTCGTCGTGATGCACTGGCGTGGGCACAGCGATCGGATGTACCGGAACGCCGAGTACGCGCACGCCGTCGAGGAGGTCCGTCGCGAGGTCGAGCACCGCGTCGCCGAGCTCATCATCCTCGGCGTGCGCGAGGAGCAGGTGGTCATCGATCCGGGCCTCGGGTTCGCCAAGCAGGGTGTCCAGAACTGGGAGATCCTGGCCGGCTACGAACGCTTCGCCTCGATCGGGCTGCCGGTCCTCGTCGCCGCCTCCCGCAAGCGGTTCCTCGACGGGGTCGGCAGCGCTGCCGGCGCTCCGCCGAGGGACCGCGACCTCGCCACCGCCGCCATCAGCCTGCTCGCCGCCGAACGCGGCGCGTGGGGGGTGCGCGTGCACGACCCCGCACCGACCCGTGCGGTACTCGACGTCTGGGACGCCTGGAGGGCAGCACGATCGTGA
- the ftsH gene encoding ATP-dependent zinc metalloprotease FtsH, with protein MDFKRILRGPYIYILIALVGIWIGWAVISQAGTQQIDTQKGLQQLADDKVSSVVVNSTEQRVDLKLKDGATEQFYYATPRGADVIKAVDDANLPDGYTDRVQQGNWFLSLLGIVLPFLIIGALFWFLLSSAQGGGSKVMQFGKSRAKMNNKENPQVSFADVAGSDEAIEELHEIKEFLQEPAKFQAVGAKIPKGVLLYGPPGTGKTLLARAVAGEAGVPFYSISGSDFVEMFVGVGASRVRDLFDQAKQNAPAIVFIDEIDAVGRHRGAGIGGGNDEREQTLNQLLVEMDGFDGKTNVILIAATNRPDVLDPALLRPGRFDRQIGVDAPSLGGRKQILEVHAKGKPLAASVDLELLARKTPGFTGADLANVLNEAALLTARSNAQLIDNRALDEAVDRVMAGPQRRTRIMSDQEKLITAYHEGGHALAAAAMRHTDPVTKITILPRGRALGYTMVLPLEDKYSVTRNELLDQLTYAMGGRVAEEIVFHDPTTGASNDIEKATSTARKMVTEYGMSRAVGSVKLGSGSSEPFVGRDMGGSGGRDYSENIAETVDAETRALLEAAHDEAYEVLNANRDILDRLAGELLEKETLDAPELVEIFKDVRKLPERPQWLSSDKRPVSNLPAIEFPGKAASTAAEPSDTESSSKPRRRPFGNPGIAPA; from the coding sequence ATGGACTTCAAGCGAATCCTCCGCGGGCCGTACATCTACATCCTGATCGCGCTCGTGGGGATCTGGATCGGGTGGGCGGTCATCAGTCAGGCCGGCACCCAGCAGATCGACACCCAGAAGGGCCTGCAGCAGCTCGCCGACGACAAGGTCTCGTCCGTCGTCGTGAACTCCACCGAGCAGCGTGTCGACCTCAAGCTCAAGGACGGCGCGACCGAGCAGTTCTACTACGCGACGCCGCGTGGTGCTGACGTCATCAAGGCCGTCGATGACGCCAACCTGCCGGACGGCTACACCGACCGCGTGCAGCAGGGGAACTGGTTCCTCTCGCTCCTCGGCATCGTCCTGCCGTTCCTGATCATCGGCGCGCTCTTCTGGTTCCTGCTCTCGAGCGCCCAGGGCGGCGGCTCGAAGGTCATGCAGTTCGGCAAATCCCGCGCGAAGATGAACAACAAGGAGAACCCGCAGGTCTCCTTCGCGGACGTCGCCGGCTCGGACGAGGCGATCGAGGAGCTCCACGAGATCAAGGAGTTCCTGCAGGAGCCCGCGAAGTTCCAGGCGGTCGGCGCGAAGATCCCCAAGGGCGTGCTGCTGTACGGCCCTCCCGGAACCGGCAAGACCCTGCTCGCGCGGGCCGTGGCGGGCGAGGCCGGCGTGCCGTTCTACTCGATCTCCGGTTCGGACTTCGTCGAGATGTTCGTCGGTGTCGGTGCGAGCCGCGTCCGTGACCTCTTCGACCAGGCCAAGCAGAACGCCCCGGCGATCGTCTTCATCGACGAGATCGACGCCGTCGGTCGTCACCGCGGCGCCGGCATCGGCGGTGGCAACGACGAGCGCGAGCAGACGCTGAACCAGCTCCTCGTCGAGATGGACGGCTTCGACGGCAAGACCAACGTCATCCTGATCGCCGCGACCAACCGTCCCGACGTGCTCGACCCCGCGCTCCTGCGCCCCGGCCGCTTCGACCGGCAGATCGGCGTGGACGCCCCGTCGCTCGGCGGCCGCAAGCAGATCCTCGAGGTGCACGCGAAGGGCAAGCCGCTCGCCGCGAGCGTCGACCTCGAGCTCCTCGCCCGCAAGACGCCGGGCTTCACCGGTGCGGACCTCGCGAACGTCCTCAACGAGGCCGCGCTGCTGACCGCCCGCTCGAACGCGCAGCTCATCGACAACCGGGCCCTGGACGAGGCCGTCGACCGCGTGATGGCCGGCCCGCAGCGTCGGACGCGCATCATGTCCGACCAGGAGAAGCTCATCACGGCGTACCACGAGGGTGGACACGCTCTCGCGGCCGCGGCGATGCGGCACACCGACCCCGTCACGAAGATCACGATCCTGCCGCGCGGCCGTGCCCTCGGCTACACGATGGTGCTCCCGCTCGAGGACAAGTACTCCGTCACCCGCAACGAGCTGCTCGACCAGCTCACGTACGCCATGGGTGGTCGCGTGGCCGAGGAGATCGTCTTCCACGACCCCACCACGGGTGCGTCGAACGACATCGAGAAGGCCACCTCCACGGCCCGCAAGATGGTCACCGAGTACGGCATGAGCCGTGCGGTCGGGTCCGTCAAGCTCGGGTCGGGTTCGAGCGAGCCGTTCGTCGGACGCGACATGGGTGGCAGCGGTGGTCGCGACTACTCGGAGAACATCGCCGAGACGGTCGACGCCGAGACCCGTGCGCTGCTCGAGGCCGCGCACGACGAGGCCTACGAGGTCCTCAACGCCAACCGCGACATCCTCGACCGCCTGGCCGGCGAGCTCCTCGAGAAGGAGACGCTCGACGCGCCGGAGCTCGTGGAGATCTTCAAGGACGTCCGCAAGCTGCCCGAGCGCCCGCAGTGGCTGTCGAGCGACAAGCGGCCGGTCTCGAACCTCCCGGCGATCGAGTTCCCGGGGAAGGCCGCCTCGACCGCTGCCGAGCCGAGCGACACCGAGTCGTCGTCGAAGCCCCGTCGTCGCCCGTTCGGCAACCCCGGTATCGCCCCCGCGTAG
- the hpt gene encoding hypoxanthine phosphoribosyltransferase, with the protein MELSDVQADLSEVLFTPEQIDEKLAELAAVVDRDYAGKDPLLVGVLKGAVMVMADFSRHLKMQARMDWMAVSSYGSGTKSSGVVRILKDLDTDLHGRDVIIVEDIIDSGLTLSWLKQNLESRGAASVEIVALLRKPEAAKVEVDVKYAGFEIPDAFVVGYGLDFDERYRNLRGIGVLAPHVYS; encoded by the coding sequence GTGGAACTCTCCGACGTCCAGGCAGACCTGTCCGAAGTGCTCTTCACCCCCGAGCAGATCGACGAGAAGCTCGCCGAACTCGCCGCGGTGGTCGACCGTGACTACGCGGGGAAGGACCCCCTGCTCGTCGGCGTGCTGAAGGGTGCCGTCATGGTGATGGCCGACTTCTCCCGCCACCTCAAGATGCAGGCACGCATGGACTGGATGGCGGTGTCGTCGTACGGCTCCGGCACGAAGTCGTCCGGCGTGGTGCGGATCCTCAAGGACCTCGACACCGACCTGCACGGCCGCGACGTCATCATCGTCGAGGACATCATCGACTCCGGCCTGACGCTGTCCTGGCTCAAGCAGAACCTCGAGTCCCGTGGGGCCGCGAGCGTCGAGATCGTCGCGCTGCTCCGCAAGCCCGAGGCCGCCAAGGTCGAGGTCGACGTGAAGTACGCCGGCTTCGAGATCCCGGACGCGTTCGTGGTCGGGTACGGCCTCGACTTCGACGAGCGCTACCGCAACCTGCGCGGCATCGGCGTCCTGGCGCCGCACGTCTACTCCTGA